The Watersipora subatra chromosome 1, tzWatSuba1.1, whole genome shotgun sequence genome has a window encoding:
- the LOC137400382 gene encoding E3 ubiquitin-protein ligase Zswim2-like, with protein MARSVNWKRQASDTTSWRQDQALNSTAFIVSEIGPLGFVLKVSDENKPVKVMLGDPHSCTCSGFRSERTELCKHICWVLLKKFRVTRDDPISWQSGLVEREINSLLLAEKKRRSEIRNRPVTPRQLATAPKTHNGRTVLEQREITEEDSCPICMEDLLANRQPVTYCRYSCSNNIHIKCMKIWAEHQSKSGDIIRCPFCREDFGPIEHLREEYRNTAVDSGGIRRHTTAEHGGTTCEVCGQRPITGKCYRCVPCRTYTLCQRCFNTPNHTQHSFEFRAVPTSRWRPAQRVITNGLPIAPAVVQNLANREIGDGDYDLLLQLDNPNGTELSEIPEAVIKKLPIERVRVGSRYLARGEQCRLCLRAYYLEDVIRRLPCRHKFHRGCVDDWLLHQHPTCPACGAAVWDGLADSTETNNTRPRLRPRRTANSQDSATVPPEPALEIPGFGIGRRDAHSATTSATQPSPIRSGGRTSSTLSEPALRLERNGSLEDSVTLAQLLLTEAIASNESQTRADDNIDQHSYILSQIAHSRPPSAQNLHARVGNGETESTADRQASDQLSYGNRLVLNTQEEARNSRTRQNQNSYSDTENRKRRSRNMALAASHRQAVQKAKETSSAPSINASQPADAASLYLGSFGNNVQRFTEQPQGKKRVSFQRPSATTGQQEQSTARGNGSLFIGSGPRFTSLENRTRANRPKKGGRMQKQPSPNFSPSSLELTGIALDS; from the exons ATGGCGCGAAGTGTAAATTGGAAACGTCAAGCTAGTGATACCACATCATGGAGACAAGATCAAGCTCTGAACTCAACTGCATTCATCGTCAGTGAGATAGGGCCATTGGGTTTTGTTCTCAAGGTATCCGATGAGAATAAGCCTGTAAAG GTGATGCTGGGAGACCCTCACTCTTGCACCTGTTCAGGATTCCGAAGCGAGCGAACAGAGTTATGTAAACATATCTGCTGGGTGCTACTCAAAAAGTTTCGCGTGACCAGAGATGACCCAATAAGTTGGCAATCGGGGCTTGTTGAGCGAGAGATCAATTCCTTACTTTTGGCTGAGAAGAAACGGCGCAGCGAAATCAG GAACCGACCAGTAACACCCAGACAACTAGCTACTGCACCCAAAACACATAATGGAAGGACAGTTTTAGAACAAAGAGAGATCACGGAAGAAGATTCCTGTCCGATATGCATGGAAGATCTGTTGGCGAATAGGCAGCCCGTAACGTACTGCAG GTACAGTTGTTCAAACAACATTCACATCAAATGTATGAAGATTTGGGCAGAACATCAGAGCAAATCAGGAGATATTATTCGTTGTCCTTTTTGTCGAGAAGATTTTGGCCCGATAGAGCACTTGCGGGAAGAATATCGCAACACAGCAGTAGACAGTGGTGGAATAAGGCGACACACAACCGCTGAACACGGAGGTACAACTTGTGAGGTCTGTGGCCAAAGACCAATCACAGGCAAATGTTACCG CTGCGTGCCGTGCAGGACATACACTCTCTGCCAAAGGTGCTTCAACACTCCCAATCACACACAACACTCATTTGAGTTCAGAGCT GTGCCTACATCTAGATGGCGGCCAGCACAAAGAGTTATTACCAATGGGTTACCCATTGCACCAGCTGTGGTACAAAATCTGGCAAATCGTGAAATTGGTGATGGTGACTATGATCTTTTACTGCAGCTTGATAA TCCAAATGGTACTGAGCTGAGTGAAATACCCGAGGCAGTGATAAAAAAGCTGCCAATAGAAAGGGTGAGAGTGGGCAGCAGGTACTTGGCAAGAGGAGAACAGTGCCGCCTCTGTCTGAGGGCCTATTATCTTGAAGATGTCATCCGGCGTCTGCCATGTAGACACAAG TTTCACAGAGGATGTGTAGATGACTGGCTTTTGCATCAGCACCCAACCTGCCCAGCCTGTGGAGCTGCTGTGTGGGATGGATTAGCTGATTCAACTGAGACGAACAATACCCGACCTCGATTGCGACCTCGCAGGACAGCCAACTCTCAGGATTCGGCTACCGTTCCACCAGAACCTGCTCTAGAAATACCTGGCTTTG GTATTGGAAGAAGAGATGCACACTCCGCTACCACATCAGCTACTCAGCCTAGTCCAATTAGAAGTGGTGGTCGCACTAGCAGCACTTTATCTGAGCCTGCGCTCCGTCTTGAAAG GAATGGCAGTTTAGAAGATTCTGTCACATTGGCACAACTTCTACTAACTGAGGCTATTGCATCCAATGAATCGCAAACAAGAGCAGATGATAATATTGACCAGCATAGTTACATTCTCTCACAAATAGCACATTCAAGACCACCATCAGCCCAAAATCTTCATGCACGTGTTGGTAATGGAGAAACAGAGTCGACCGCAGACAGACAGGCATCAGACCAGTTGTCATATGGGAATAGGCTTGTGCTTAACACACAAGAAGAGGCGCGAAACAGCCGAACTAGACAAAACCAGAACTCTTATTCAG ATACAGAAAACAGAAAGCGAAGATCTCGAAACATGGCCCTAGCAGCTTCTCATCGGCAGGCTGTCCAGAAAGCTAAGGAGACAAGTTCCGCTCCCAGTATCAACGCTTCACAG CCAGCAGATGCTGCCAGTCTTTATCTCGGAAGCTTTGGCAATAATGTCCAGAGGTTCACAGAACAGCCACAAGGAAAGAAAAGGGTGTCATTTCAACGCCCCTCTGCTACAACAGGCCAGCAG GAGCAGAGCACCGCCAGAGGGAATGGCAGCCTTTTTATAGGCTCAGGACCACGGTTCACATCACTGGAAAATCGAACAAGAGCTAATCGACCAAAGAAAGGAGGGAGGATGCAGAAGCAGCCTTCTCCTAATTTTAGCCCAAGTTCTTTAGAACTGACTGGCATTGCTTTAGACagttaa
- the LOC137386084 gene encoding DNA repair protein XRCC4-like isoform X1 — translation MASLWVQEGGILLPMANAEEHCAKVELEDGRQLYFSIKQKTELSNLGWSIILTDGDKVWDTVVGENDLKDMAVGSSYTPEQFIQLFETAFKLKEPDEDTTLRYTLKALSAGKDCFFWSIYLPKDDKIFRLGSLNISPLTEMERVPVYCRMFNSLLSVSDMFRKQAELSRAESAEQRAVTKSALQKLDKFTVVQETAEKVLYTNFVAVLNEKKRKIRELQDQCDALKESLSQNLDAAEKSTPETGPSKTSKRGRGSKARGAQAKKVSACTAPKKSRNDGNVRGDIEFEDSAGVDDQPSADITPGPQHGRRAIESSDEDTDIDDTTEKDSGAMIQSQSETEPIATSITVSTATDSWAAPAMSEPSSSTSTLTAKPALAHPSAGDKLDDLLGGSELDSKMEKKSPVKRMRVTRRSVAPPAKDPPTKSVRKSAAGTSSERLIDDLLGEM, via the exons ATGgctagcctgtgggt CCAAGAAGGTGGAATTCTACTGCCAATGGCTAATGCAGAGGAGCATTGCGCTAAGGTGGAACTAGAAGATGGTCGACAACTGTACTTTTCGATCAAGCAAAAAACTGAACTGTCTAATCTTGGCTGGAGCATCATACTGACTGATGGAGACAAAGTGTGGGATACTGTTG TGGGTGAAAATGACCTCAAGGACATGGCGGTTGGATCTTCATACACACCTGAGCAGTTCATTCAATTGTTTGAGACAGCGTTCAAGTTGAAGGAGCCAGATGAGGACACAACTCTGCGCTACACACTGAAAGCACTGTCCGCTGGAAAAGACTGTTTCTTTTGGAGCATCTATTTGCCCAAGGATGATAAAATT TTTAGGTTGGGCAGTTTAAACATATCTCCTCTCACTGAAATGGAGCGAGTTCCAGTTTACTGTCGAATGTTCAATTCTCTCCTCTCCGTAAGTGATATGTTCAGGAAGCAAGCAGAGTTGAGCAGAGCTGAAAGTGCGGAACAGCGAGCTGTCACTAAATCAGCTCTGCAG AAGCTAGATAAATTTACAGTCGTACAGGAGACTGCAGAAAAAGTACTCTACACAAAT TTTGTAGCTGTCCTGAATGAAAAAAAGAGAAAGATCAGAGAATTGCAAGATCAAT GCGATGCACTGAAGGAGTCTTTAAGTCAAAATCTTGATGCAGCGGAGAAGTCCACCCCAGAGACAGGCCCTAGTAAAACTAGCAAAAGAGGTCGGGGTAGTAAGGCACGAGGCGCTCAAGCTAAGAAGGTGTCTGCGTGCACAGCCCCAAAGAAAAGTAGAAATGATGGAAATGTAAGAGGGGACATTGAATTTGAAGACAGCGCTGGTGTAGATGATCAACCATCAGCAGATATTACTCCTGGACCCCAGCACGGCAGACGAGCCATTGA AAGTTCAGATGAAGACACAGACATCGATGATACAACAGAGAAAGACAGTGGAGCTATG ATTCAGAGCCAGTCTGAAACAGAACCGATAGCTACATCTATCACAGTCAGCACGGCAACAGACTCTTGGGCAGCACCTGCAATGTCTGAACCCTCCTCTAGCACCTCTACACTAACAGCTAAGCCTGCTCTTGCTCATCCATCAGCTGGTGACAAACTGGATGATTTACTTGGTGGATCAGAATTGGAttcaaaaatggaaaaaaaatcTCCCGTCAAAAG GATGAGAGTGACAAGGCGGTCAGTGGCACCGCCAGCTAAAGACCCGCCTACTAAGTCTGTGCGCAAGTCTGCTGCCGGCACCAGCTCTGAAAGGCTCATAGATGATCTTCTTGGTGAGATGTGA
- the LOC137386084 gene encoding DNA repair protein XRCC4-like isoform X2, with protein MANAEEHCAKVELEDGRQLYFSIKQKTELSNLGWSIILTDGDKVWDTVVGENDLKDMAVGSSYTPEQFIQLFETAFKLKEPDEDTTLRYTLKALSAGKDCFFWSIYLPKDDKIFRLGSLNISPLTEMERVPVYCRMFNSLLSVSDMFRKQAELSRAESAEQRAVTKSALQKLDKFTVVQETAEKVLYTNFVAVLNEKKRKIRELQDQCDALKESLSQNLDAAEKSTPETGPSKTSKRGRGSKARGAQAKKVSACTAPKKSRNDGNVRGDIEFEDSAGVDDQPSADITPGPQHGRRAIESSDEDTDIDDTTEKDSGAMIQSQSETEPIATSITVSTATDSWAAPAMSEPSSSTSTLTAKPALAHPSAGDKLDDLLGGSELDSKMEKKSPVKRMRVTRRSVAPPAKDPPTKSVRKSAAGTSSERLIDDLLGEM; from the exons ATGGCTAATGCAGAGGAGCATTGCGCTAAGGTGGAACTAGAAGATGGTCGACAACTGTACTTTTCGATCAAGCAAAAAACTGAACTGTCTAATCTTGGCTGGAGCATCATACTGACTGATGGAGACAAAGTGTGGGATACTGTTG TGGGTGAAAATGACCTCAAGGACATGGCGGTTGGATCTTCATACACACCTGAGCAGTTCATTCAATTGTTTGAGACAGCGTTCAAGTTGAAGGAGCCAGATGAGGACACAACTCTGCGCTACACACTGAAAGCACTGTCCGCTGGAAAAGACTGTTTCTTTTGGAGCATCTATTTGCCCAAGGATGATAAAATT TTTAGGTTGGGCAGTTTAAACATATCTCCTCTCACTGAAATGGAGCGAGTTCCAGTTTACTGTCGAATGTTCAATTCTCTCCTCTCCGTAAGTGATATGTTCAGGAAGCAAGCAGAGTTGAGCAGAGCTGAAAGTGCGGAACAGCGAGCTGTCACTAAATCAGCTCTGCAG AAGCTAGATAAATTTACAGTCGTACAGGAGACTGCAGAAAAAGTACTCTACACAAAT TTTGTAGCTGTCCTGAATGAAAAAAAGAGAAAGATCAGAGAATTGCAAGATCAAT GCGATGCACTGAAGGAGTCTTTAAGTCAAAATCTTGATGCAGCGGAGAAGTCCACCCCAGAGACAGGCCCTAGTAAAACTAGCAAAAGAGGTCGGGGTAGTAAGGCACGAGGCGCTCAAGCTAAGAAGGTGTCTGCGTGCACAGCCCCAAAGAAAAGTAGAAATGATGGAAATGTAAGAGGGGACATTGAATTTGAAGACAGCGCTGGTGTAGATGATCAACCATCAGCAGATATTACTCCTGGACCCCAGCACGGCAGACGAGCCATTGA AAGTTCAGATGAAGACACAGACATCGATGATACAACAGAGAAAGACAGTGGAGCTATG ATTCAGAGCCAGTCTGAAACAGAACCGATAGCTACATCTATCACAGTCAGCACGGCAACAGACTCTTGGGCAGCACCTGCAATGTCTGAACCCTCCTCTAGCACCTCTACACTAACAGCTAAGCCTGCTCTTGCTCATCCATCAGCTGGTGACAAACTGGATGATTTACTTGGTGGATCAGAATTGGAttcaaaaatggaaaaaaaatcTCCCGTCAAAAG GATGAGAGTGACAAGGCGGTCAGTGGCACCGCCAGCTAAAGACCCGCCTACTAAGTCTGTGCGCAAGTCTGCTGCCGGCACCAGCTCTGAAAGGCTCATAGATGATCTTCTTGGTGAGATGTGA